One uncultured Flavobacterium sp. genomic window carries:
- a CDS encoding DUF58 domain-containing protein, translating to MKIESEIEKISSFQHLEMLANQVVEGFISGMHKSPFHGFSAEFAEHKVYNAGESTKHIDWKLFAKTDRLYTKRFEEETNLRCHLIVDNSSSMHYPELKSNQLFYQKKIGFAVLASAVLMNILKKQRDAVGLSVFSDSYEYYAPEKGSDRHHRMLLNKLEQLLEQPKLKKSTDTITYLHQIAEKMHRRSMIILFTDMFQSEDEEKLFNALQHLKHNKHKVVLFHVVDDKTELKFDFDNAPRKFIDLESGEEVSIFADNVKVEYEKRAEEYFKKLSLTCAKNQIKYVPVNVEDNFEKILTTYLVEKQNFG from the coding sequence ATGAAAATCGAATCGGAAATAGAGAAAATATCCAGTTTTCAGCATCTCGAAATGTTGGCCAATCAGGTTGTAGAAGGTTTTATATCCGGAATGCATAAAAGTCCGTTTCATGGATTTTCGGCTGAATTTGCTGAGCATAAAGTGTATAATGCTGGAGAAAGTACCAAACATATTGATTGGAAGTTGTTTGCCAAAACAGATCGTTTGTATACCAAACGTTTTGAGGAAGAAACCAATTTACGTTGTCATCTTATTGTTGATAATTCGTCCTCGATGCATTATCCGGAATTAAAATCAAATCAGCTTTTTTATCAAAAGAAGATTGGTTTTGCGGTTCTGGCATCAGCAGTTTTGATGAATATCTTAAAGAAACAACGCGATGCTGTGGGTTTGAGTGTTTTCTCAGACAGTTACGAATATTATGCTCCGGAAAAAGGAAGCGATCGCCATCATAGAATGTTGCTCAATAAACTAGAGCAATTATTAGAACAGCCAAAACTCAAAAAAAGTACTGATACTATTACTTATCTGCATCAAATTGCAGAGAAAATGCATCGTCGCTCGATGATTATTTTGTTTACAGATATGTTTCAGTCAGAAGATGAGGAAAAGTTATTTAATGCTTTGCAGCATTTAAAACACAATAAACATAAAGTAGTTTTGTTTCATGTTGTCGATGATAAAACCGAGCTCAAATTTGATTTCGATAATGCACCAAGAAAATTTATAGATCTGGAATCTGGCGAAGAAGTATCGATTTTTGCCGATAACGTAAAAGTAGAATACGAAAAAAGGGCAGAGGAATACTTTAAAAAACTGTCTTTGACTTGTGCAAAGAATCAAATTAAATATGTTCCTGTCAATGTTGAAGATAATTTTGAAAAAATATTGACTACATATTTAGTTGAAAAACAAAACTTTGGCTAA
- a CDS encoding AraC family transcriptional regulator encodes MEHSGQKLDKYYIKKVDADKKSIYCHHDLMGELFIPPHRHNKAQMLYAEGDVVFVTTETKTYFLPARHFIWIPSGVEHSIEPKSESVTMRNLYFPIEKEEDNFYKVEGIYPVNNLLLQMMLFTNRWNGDLKKGTPNFAIAKAIKAILPQICTNNLPLELPQPKDKRLGKILRYIENNLGETILFADVAHEFGYSERSLYRLFQKDLKMSFIQYYTIRRILKAIELLLERKLSVKEVAQEVGYNSVPTFSNTFFKILGQRPSDYLNGEEILERK; translated from the coding sequence ATGGAACATTCCGGTCAGAAACTAGATAAGTATTACATCAAAAAAGTAGATGCTGATAAAAAAAGCATTTACTGTCACCACGATTTGATGGGAGAATTGTTCATTCCACCGCATAGACACAACAAAGCGCAAATGCTCTATGCGGAAGGGGATGTAGTTTTTGTAACGACAGAAACAAAAACCTATTTTTTGCCGGCAAGACATTTTATTTGGATTCCGAGTGGAGTGGAGCATAGTATTGAACCGAAATCAGAAAGTGTTACGATGAGGAATTTGTATTTTCCGATTGAAAAAGAAGAAGATAACTTTTATAAAGTAGAAGGGATTTATCCGGTGAATAACTTACTGCTGCAAATGATGCTTTTTACCAATCGATGGAATGGTGATCTTAAAAAAGGAACGCCAAACTTTGCCATTGCTAAAGCCATAAAAGCGATTCTTCCTCAAATTTGCACCAATAATTTACCTTTAGAATTACCACAGCCAAAAGACAAGCGACTCGGAAAAATTCTGCGTTATATTGAGAATAATCTGGGCGAAACGATTCTATTTGCAGATGTCGCGCATGAATTTGGCTATAGCGAACGCTCTTTGTATCGCTTGTTTCAAAAAGATCTCAAAATGTCATTTATTCAATATTATACCATTCGCAGAATCTTAAAAGCGATTGAACTTTTATTAGAAAGAAAACTTTCGGTAAAGGAGGTAGCTCAGGAAGTTGGTTACAATAGTGTTCCGACTTTTAGCAACACTTTTTTCAAAATTTTAGGACAAAGACCTTCTGATTACTTAAATGGCGAAGAGATTTTAGAACGAAAATAA